The sequence GGATCGTGGCCACCGTCTTCGCGGTCCCGGCGGCCTTCTCGTCGCTGGACGTCGTCGTGAACCTGACGACCATCGGCACGCTGGCCACCATGGTCGCGGTGAATGTCGCGGTCATGGTGCTCCGACGGCGCGAGCCGGAGCTGAAGCGCAGCTTCCGGGTGCCGCTGCACCCCGTGAGCCCTGTGCTGGGCGTCGCCTTCTGCCTGTATCTGATGTACGGGACGGGCTGGACGACCTGGCTGCAGTTCGCGGTCTTCCTGGCGGCCGGTTCGCTGCTGTACACGTGTTACGGGCGCAGCCGTTCGCGGCTGGCGGGCTCTGGGGCGACGGTCAGCTCAGGGGCGACGGGCCCGGCTGGGCCGGCAGCCCCGGGAGGGTGAACCAGACCGCCTTGCCGTGCTCCGTGGTGCGGTGACCGCAGGCGGAGCTGAGGGTGCGGATCAGGAGCAGGCCGCGGCCGTGTTCCTGCCACGGGTCGGGCTCGGAGCCGGGCCGCGGACGGGACAGGTCGCCCGGCGGGGCCGGATCGCGGTCGTGGACCTCGACCTGGCAGCCGCTCGGCAGGAGCTCCACCACCAGCTCGATGGGGTCGTGGCCGCGGGTGTGCTCGACGGCGTTGGCGACCAGCTCGGCGGTGAGGAGTTCGGCGGTGTCGCTGTCGGCCGGGGCGTCGATGTCCGACAGCGCGGTGCGGATGAGGGCGCGGGCGATCGGTACGGCGGCCGTGGAGTGCGGCAGGGTGATGCGCCAGGAGGCGGGGACTGGGACGTCGGGCGGCACGGCAGGTTTCCGTTTCGGGAGCGGGACTTCCTCGGAGCGGTACTTCTCGGGCCCGGATGTCCCGGGCCCGGAGGTCCCGGAGCGAGACTTCCTGTTTTCAACCTTACGAACCCAAAGGGAGAGGACATAGGGGCGGCCGACCGGTACAAACGGGACCTTCGGCACCAACAGTCTCATGACCGGGGTATTGCGTGCTCGTGACGGTAGTCACGTACGGATGATAGTTTCGAAGGCGGAACGAGACCCGCGCAGTGCCATCCAGCAGCCCGACGGCTGAAGGGGACCGCCGCCATGAGCCCTTTTCCCAGCTCCGCCCCGCGCACGGAGGACTGGCGCCATCTGCGGCTGACCAGACACGACGGTGTGGCCACCGTCACTCTCGCCCGGCCGGAAAAACTCAACGCGCTCACCTTCGGCGCCTACGCCGATCTGCGCGACCTCCTCGCCGAACTGTCCACGGAACGCTCCGTGCGCGCCCTCGTGCTCGCCGGTGAGGGGCGCGGGTTCTGCTCCGGCGGCGACGTCGACGAGATCATCGGCGCCACCCTCGCGATGGACACCGCGCAGCTCCTCGACTTCAACCGGATGACCGGACAGGTCGTACGGGCCCTGCGCGAGTGCCCCTTCCCGGTCGTCGCGGCCGTGCACGGGGTCGCCGCGGGCGCCGGTGCCGTCCTGGCGCTGGCCGCCGACTTCCGGATCGCCGACCCGTCCGCCCGCTTCGCCTTCCTGTTCACCCGCGTCGGTCTCTCCGGTGGCGACATGGGTGCCGCCTACCTCCTGCCGCGCGTCGTCGGCCTCGGCCACGCCACCCGGCTGCTGATGCTCGGCGAAGCCGTCCGCGCACCCGAAGCGGAACGTATCGGACTGATCAGCGAACTGGCCGAGGAGGGGCAGGCCGACGCCCGTGCCGCGGCCCTCGCCCGCCGCCTCGCCGACGGGCCCGCCCTCGCGCTCGCCCAGACCAAGGCCCTGCTCACCGCCGAACTCGACATGCCGCTGGCCGCCGCCGTCGAAATGGACGCGGCGACCCAGGCCCTGCTGATGCACGGCGAGGACTACGCCGAATTCCATGCCGCCTTCACCGAGAAGCGGCCGCCGAAGTGGCAGGGGCGGTAGCGCCGTGGCGGCCGCCGTCCGGCGGATCGCGGTCATCGGGGGCGGGCCCGGCGGGCTCTACGCCGCAGCCCTCCTCAAACGGCTCGACCCGCGACGCGACATCACCGTCTGGGAACGCAACGCCCCCGACGACACCTTCGGCTTCGGCGTCGTCCTCTCCGACGAGACCCTCGGCGGCATCGAGCACGCCGACCCCGCGGTGTACCGGGACCTGAGCGAGGAATTCGTCCGCTGGGACACCATCGACATCGTCCACCGGGGCCGCACCCACACCTCGGGCGGCCACGGCTTCGCCGCACTCGGCCGACGCCGCCTCCTGGAGATCCTGCACGCCCGCTGCGCGTCCCTCGGCGTGCACCTCCGCTTCCGCACCCAGGCGCCGCCCGCCGCCGAACTCGCCACCCGCTACGAACTGGTCGTCGCCGCCGACGGGGTGCACAGCGCCACCCGCGAGGCCGGCGCCGACGCCTTCGGCCCGCACCTCACCACGCACCGCAACCGCTACATCTGGCTCGCCGCCGACTTCGCCCTGGACGCCTTCCGCTTCGAGATCGCCGAGACCGAGCACGGAGTGCAGCAACTGCACGCCTACCCCTTCTCCGCCGACGCCTCCACCGCCATCGTCGAGATGCGCGAAGAGGTCTGGCGGGCCGCCGGACTCGACACCACCGACCCCGCCGAGTCCACCGCACGCTGTGCCAAGACCTTCGCCGAGGCCCTGGACGGCAGGCCCCTGCGCACCAACAACTCCTCCTGGCTCACCTTCCGCACCGTCGTCAACAGCCGCTGGTCGCACGGCAACACGGTCCTCATCGGGGACGCCGCCCACACCGCGCACTTCTCCATCGGCTCCGGCACCAAACTGGCCGTCGAGGACGCCCTCGCGCTCGCCGCCTCCCTTGAGGAACAGCCCGACCTGCCCACCGCCCTGGCCGCGTACGAGACCGAGCGCCGCCCCGTCGTCGCCTCCACCCAGCGCGCCGCCGCGGCCAGCCTGCGCTGGTTCGAGGAGCTGGCCACCTATGTGGACCAGCCGCCCCGCCGCTTCGCGTTCAACCTGCTCACCCGCAGCCGCCGCGTCACCCACGACAACCTGCGGCTGCGCGACGCCTCGTTCACCGCCGCCGTCGAGGAGGAGTTCGGCTGCCCGCCCGGCACCCCGCCGATGTTCACCCCGCTGCGGCTGCGCGGCCTCGAACTGCGCAACCGGGTCGTCGTCTCGCCCATGGACATGTACTCCGCCGTCGACGGGGTCCCCGGTGACTTCCACCTCGTCCACCTGGGCGCACGCGCACTCGGCGGCGCCGGACTCACCATGACCGAGATGGTGTGCGTCAGCCCCGAGGGCCGGATCACCCCCGGCTGCGCCGGTCTCTACACCGACGAACAGGCCACCGCCTGGACCCGGATCACCGACTTCGTGCACGCCTGCGCACCCGGCGCCGCGATCGGCGTCCAGCTCGGCCACTCCGGCCGCAAGGGCTCCACCAAGCTGATGTGGGAGGGCATCGACCAGCCGCTCGACGAGGGCAACTGGCCGGTCTCCGCCGCCTCCCCGATCCCGTACGCACCGGGCGTCAACCAGACCCCCCGAGCCCTGGACCGGGCCGGACTCGACGCGGTCCGTGAACAGTTCACCGCCGCCGCCCGGCGCGCCGCCCGGTGCGGGTTCGACCTCCTCGAACTCCACTGCGCGCACGGCTATCTGCTCTCCGGCTTCCTCTCCCCGCTCACCAACCACCGCACGGACGCCTACGGAGGGCCGACCGAGAACCGGCTCCGCTTCCCCCTGGAGGTCTTCGACGCGGTCCGCGCCGTCTGGCCGGACGACCGGCCCATGACCGTCCGGATCTCCGCCACCGACTGGGCCGAGGGCGGCACCAGCACCGAGGACGCCCTCACTGTCGCCCGCGCCTTCGCCGCACACGGCGCCGACGCCATCGACGTCTCCACCGGCCAGGTCGTCTCCGGTGAACGCCCCGAGTACGGCCGCTCCTACCAGACCCCGTACGCCGACCGCATCCGCAACACCGTGGACGTGCCCGTCATCGCGGTCGGCGCCATCTCCTCCTGGGACGACGTCAACTCGCTGCTGCTCGCGGGCCGCGCCGACCTCTGCGCGCTGGCCCGCCCGCACCTGTACGACCCGCACTGGACGCTGCACGCCGCCGCCGACCAGGGCTACAGCGGTACGGGCGCGCCCTGGCCCCTCCCGTACCGCGCGGGCAGCCGGCCCCCGCCGACCGGCCGCACGGACGCCCCGAAGCCGAGGCTCACGCTGGACTGACCCGGTCCCCGTCCCCGGCCCCCTCCTCGGCGGCCTCGGCGGCCGTCAGACACTCGTGGCAGCGGCAGGGCACGGGGTGCGGCGCCCCGTGATGGGCGTGCCGTTCCTCCCGGGCGATCCGCTCCAGCAGGGCGGCCAGCTCCTCGGTACGCTCCCGGCCGCCCGGCGGAATTCCGGTGCCCGCCGACCGGGAGATCACGGCCGGGCTGTACACCAACTGGGCCCGGAAGGTGTGCAGATGACGTGTGGCCGTATCGATGGTGATGAAGCGCCTGGAGTGCCTGCCGCGTCCCACCGTGGTCAGCTGCTGATGCCCCATTCCCGCGTACGTGTCGATGACGTACACCTTGGTGCCGCCCCGGTACGCCTTGGTGCCCGGACGCAGTTCCTGGCCCAGATCCCCGTACCGGCGCCACCGCACCACATTGGCGGCGACCAGCCACACGGCCTCGGGCGCCGGTTCCCGGCCCTCGCTCAACGCCGCTCCTCCGCACTGATCAGCAGCCGGTCCGACACCGGCTCGTACCCGATGCGCCGGTACACCCCGTTGCTCGTCGGATTCGCCAGGTCCGTGAACAGCAGGACCTCCGCCGCGCCCGCCGCCCGCGCCGCCCGGCTGACCTCGGCCGTCACCGCCGCCGCGTAACCGCGCCCCCGGTGCTCCGCCGGGGTGTACACCGCCGCCACCCGCACCGCGCCCGCGATCATGGGCGAGACACCCGCCATCGACACCGGGACGCCGCCGTCCTCCCAGAGGGTCAGCCCGCCGTCCGCCGTCCGCTCGTCCACGAGCCGCTCGGCATGGGTGCCCGGCTGGCCGACCTGCTCCGCGAACGCCAGGTGCCAGGCCACGAGCAGGTCCCGGTCGGCGGGGGCGGCGGCCCTGGCCCGGCCCGGCGGCGCGGGTGACGGCGGGATCAACTCGCCCAGCCGGTACAGCCGCTGCTCCATGTCCACCCGGTGGCCCGGCCACCCGGCGGCCAGGGCCTCGGCGCTCGCCCGGTCCGCGTTGATGCTCGTCGGGCCCAGGGCGTCGGCCAGCGGACCGACCGCCTCCGGTGCCACCCGGCCCAGCATCGGCGGGTACGGCGGCGTCCGCACCAGCGTCCCCGCCACCTCACCGTCCGGCCCGCGCCACCAGCCGAGCACCGGGTCGCCCTCGCCGTAGGCGTGCGGGCCCCGGCGCCGCAGCGTCGCCGTGACGGTCAGCACCAGGTTGTTCTCGGCGGGATGGGCGGACAGCGAGGCACCGGCCGCGTCCAGGAACGCGTCTACGTCATCCGTGAAGGTCCAGGTCATGCCTCATCCTGCCGGGAACGCGGACCGCGCGGCACCCGGATTTCGCGCGGTGGCGGTCCACCGCCCGCACACCCCACCGGGCGACCGGGGCCGCCCGTACGCCCCTCGGGACACCGGGGGCCGCCCGCACACACCCCCGGGTCACCGGTCACCGCCCGTACACCCCGCCCGGGTCACTGCCGTACGAACCGCTCCCCGGCATCCCGCAGCCGCTCGTGCAGCAGCCCGAAGACCTCCGCCGAGCGGCCCCCCGGCCAGTCCTTCGGCAACAGCTCATCCGGCAGCCCCGGGTCCGCGTACGGCAGCCGGCGCCACGAGTCCAGCGCCGGAAGATAGTCGCGGTACGCCTCCCGCGGACCGGGCGCCGCGTCCTCCCGCGACCGCTCCTCCCAGGCCCGCAGCACCGGTTCGTGCCGCTGGAGGAAGTCCATGTGGAGCCGGGCGACGGCGTCCAGGTCCCACCAGCGCGCCACCGACTCCCGCGTCACGGCGAAACCGAGGTGTTCCCCGCGGAACAGCTCCACATACGGGGCGAGTTCCAGCCGCTCCAGGGTGTGCCGGGTCTCCTCGTACAGCGCGGCCGGCGCGATCCACACCCCGGGCGCCACCGTGCCGAAGCCCAGCCGGGACAGCCGCGAGCGCAGCAAGTGCCGCTTGTGGCGCTCCGCCTCGGGGACGGAGAACACCACGAGCACCCAGCCGTCGGCGAGCCGGGGCGCCGGATGCCGGTAGATCCGCCGGTCGCCGTCGTCCAGCAACTGGCGGGCGTCGGCCGACAGCGCGTATCCGGCCGCGCCGCCGGCCGTACGGGCCGGGACCAGCAGCTCGCGGCGTTTGAGCCGGGACACGGAGGAGCGTACGGACGGGGCGTCGACACCGACGGCGTCCAGCAGCCGGATCAGCTCGGCCACCGGCAGCGGGGCATTGCCCGGGGAACGACCGTAGGCACCGTAGAGGGTGACGATCAGGGAACGGGGGGTGTGCAGCTCGGCCACGTGATCACTCTAGAGCCCGGGAGCCGGGCGGGGCGGACCCGTCGCGCAGCCGGAACCGCTGGAGCTTGCCGGTCGCGGTGCGCGGCAGGGCCGCCGTGAACGAGAAGACGCGCGGGCACTTGTGCGGGGCCAGCGTGCCCTTCATATAGGCGCGCAGGGAGTCCGCCGACAGCGTGGAACCCTCCCGCAGGACCACATGCGCCACCACGATCTGGCCGCGCAGCGCGTCGTCCCGGCCCACCACGGCGGCCTCCGTCACCTCCGGATGGCGCAGCAGGGCCTCCTCCACCTCGGGGCCCGCGATGTTGTAGCCGGAGGAGATGATCATGTCGTCGGCGCGGGCGACGTAGCGGAAGTAGCCGTCCGGCTCGCGGACATAGGTGTCGCCGGTCATGTTCCAGCCGTCGCGCACGTACTGCGTCTGCCGGGGGTCCGCGAGATAGCGGCAGCCGACGGGGCCGCGCACGGCGAGCAGGCCCGGTTCGCCGTCGGGCAGTTCCTCGCCGTCCGCGTCGACCACCCGCGCCTGCCAGCCCGGTACCGGGACCCCGGTGGTGCCGGGGCGGATGGCCTCGTCGGCGGCCGAGATGAAGATGTGCAGCAGTTCGGTGGCCCCGATGCCGTTGATGATGCGCAGCCCGGTCCGTTCGTACCAGGACTGCCAGGTGCCGGCGGGCAGGTTCTCCCCGGCCGACACACAGCGGCGCAGCGCGGACAGGTCGTGGCCGTCGAGCCGGTCGAGCATCGTGCGGTACGCGGTCGGCGCGGTGAACAGCACCGAGACCCGGTGCCGGGCGAGCGCGGGCAGCAGCTGTCCGGGACCGGACTGCTCCAGAAGCAGCGACGAGGCCCCCACCCGCAGCGGAAAGATCACCAGCCCGCCGAGTCCGAAGGTGAAGCCGAGCGGCGGGCTCCCGGCGAACACGTCGTCGGCGACGGGGCGCAGCACATGGCGGGAAAAGGTGTCCGCGACGGCCAGGACATCGCGGTGGAAGTGCATACAGCCCTTGGGCCGCCCGGTGGTCCCCGAGGTGAACGCGATCAGCGCGACATCGTCGGCGGCGGTGTCCACCGGCCGGTACGGGCCGGGGCGGGCCTCGGCGAGCCGGGTCAGATCGTCCGGCTCGTCCCCTCCGAACAAGGTGATCCGCACCCCCGTGACCTGAGCCCTCACCAGATCGTCGGCCGACCGGGCATCGCACAGCGCGTGGCTCGCCCCGGCCAGTGAGCAGATCGTGGCCAGCTCCTGGGACCGCGCCTGCGCCAGTACGGTGACGGCGACCGCGCCCGCCTTCATCACCGCGAGCCAGCAGGCGGCCAGCCAGGGCGTGGTGGGGCCGCGCAGCAGCACCCGGTTTCCGGGGCGGACGCCCAGATCAGCTGTCAGGACATGGGCGATCCGGTCCACCCGGTCCCGCAGTTCGCCGTAGCTCCACACCGCGCCGTCGTCGGTGCGGAAGGCGGGGCGGTCCGGGCCCAGATGGCCGATGGTGGCGTCGAGCAGTTCGTACCCGCAGTTGAGCCGGTCGGGGTAGCTCAGTTCGGTGCGGTCGAAGACCAACTCGGGCCACTGGTCCGGCGGCGGGAGATGGTCGCGGGAAAACGTGTCGGTGTGCCCGCTCGCGGCGCGGGCGTGTGAAGTGGACACATGCGTACTCGGCGAGGAATTCGGCTCCATCGAGGATCGCCCCCTTGTCGCTTCTGGAGCGTATCGTTTGAGTGACGGTAGTCAACGGTCCGCGATAAGACGTGACAAGAGAGGCGCCGGTATGACGGCATTCTCCCTCGATCCGGAACAAACCGCCTGGTGTGAAGAGCTGCGTACCCTCGCCGATCAGCAGCTGCGCCCGCTGGCCGAGAAGGGCGACCCCGGCCAGGTCAACCGTCCGCTGCTCGCCGCCCTGGGGGAGCTCGGCCTGCTCGGCAGGATGCTGGGCTCCGGCGCTCTCGACCTCTGCCTGCTCCGGGAATCCCTGGCCCGCGGCTGTACGGAGGCCGAGACCGCGCTCGCCCTCCAGGGCCTCGGCACCGCGCCGATCGTCCAGGCGGGCACCCCGGCCCACCGTGAACGCTGGCTCCCCGAGGTCCGGGCGGGCCGCGCCGTCGCCGCCTTCGCCCTGAGCGAGCCGGGCGCGGGCTCCGACGCGGCGGCCCTGTCCCTCGCCGCCGAGCACAGCGCGGACGGCTGGCGGCTGACCGGCGAGAAGTGCTGGATCTCCAACGCCCCCGAGGCCGACTTCTACACCGTCTTCGCCCGCACGACGAAGGACGCCGGGGCCCGTGGCGTCACCGCGTTCCTGGTCCCCGCCGACCGCCCCGGACTCACCGGAACGGCCCTCGACATGCTCTCCCCGCACCCCATCGGCGCCCTGGACTTCGACGGCGTGCCCGTCACCGCCGACGACGTGCTCGGCGAACCGGACCGGGGCTTCCGGGTCGCGATGAACACCCTCAACCTCTTCCGGCCGAGCGTCGGGGCCTTCGCCGTCGGGATGGCACGGGCCGCCCTGGACGCGACCCTGGCCCACACCGCCGTACGGACCGCGTTCGGGGGCCCGCTGCGCGACCTCCAGTCGGTCTCCCACCAGGTCGCCGAGATGGCCACCCGCACCGAGGCCGCCCGGCTCCTGGTGTACGCGGCCGCCGCGGCCCACGACGCGGGCGAACCGGGCGTACCCCGGCGCGCGGCCATGGCCAAGCTGTACGCCACCGAGACCGCGCAGTACGTCGTCGACGCGGCGGTCCAGCTGCACGGCGCCCGCGCCCTGCGCCGCGGCCACCTCCTCGAACACCTCTACCGGGAGGTCCGCGCACCGCGGATCTACGAGGGCGCCAGCGAGGTGCAGCGCACGATCATCGCCAAGGAGCTGTACGCCCGCCCGACCACGGAGCCGCCCGCATGAGCCCTGTCCAACGGATCAACCCGGCCGAACTCGCCCCGCCCACCGGCTTCTCGCACGCCGTCACGGCCACCGGCGGGCAGCTCGTCTTCCTCGCCGGACAGACCGCCCTCGACCCGGACGGCAAGATCACCGGCAGCACCCTGCCCGAGCAGTTCGCGACGGCACTCACCAATCTGCTCACCGCCCTGCGCGCGGCGGGCGGCGCCCCGGCGGACCTGGTCCGGGTCACCGTGTACGCCACCGATGTCGCCGACTACCGCGCCCACGCCTCCGAACTGGGCCGCGTCTGGCGGCGGCTGGCCGGACGGGACTATCCGGCGATGGCGGTCATCGGGACGGTCCGGCTCTGGGACGAACAGGCCCTGGTGGAGCTCGACGGGATCGCCGTGCTGCCCTGAGGCCCCGGACGCGCCGTGGGCGGGCCCGGTCGGACCGGACCCGCCCACCGGCGGACGACCTCACGCGCGCACCGCGGATCAGTACGGCCTGACCAGGACGTGGGCGGCGCCCGGGATGCCGACCTTCAGCAGCTCGTCCTCCTCCGGCGTCGTCGCGTTGCCGGTCTCCTGCTTCAGGATCGCCCGCGACATGCTCTGCACCCACATGGCACGCGGCCGGCGCCGGGCCTCCCAGGCGGCGAGCGCGGCGGCCACGCCGTCCTCGGCGTCCAGCGACTCGGCCAGCACCTGCGCGTCCTCGACCGCCATCGCCGCGCCCTGCGCCAGATGCGGGGTGCTCGCGTGCGCGGCGTCACCGGCCAGCACGACCCGGCCCACGTGCCACGGCTCCTCGACCGTCACCTGGGAGATCCGCGAGTACACCACGGCCCGCGGGTCGGTGACGTCCCGCAGCGCCTCGGCGACCGGGCCGGTGAATCCGGCGAGCCGCTCCGCGAGCTCCTCGTGCGCCCGCTCCGGGTCCGGCCGGAAGTCTTCGGCCTCGGCGAACACCGCACCCAGATACATCAGTTCGTCCGTGATGGGGGTCAGCAGCGCCTTGGCGGCCTGGTTGCCCGTGCTCATCACGACACCCTGGACCTCGGGGTGACGGGGCACGGTGACCCGCCAGTTGGCGAAGCCCGTGTACTCGGGGCGGAAGCGGTCGCCGTAGAGCCGGGTGCGCAGCGGCGAACCGATGCCGTCGAAGCCCACGACCAGGTCCCAGCGGGCGGCCGAGCCGTCGGACAGGGTCACGTCCACGCCGGAGCCGTCGTCGGCCAGTTCACCGATCGTCGTACCGAAGCGGATCGGCACCCCGGCAGCGGCGGCGGCGTCGCCGAGCACCTTGGCCAGGGCGGGGCGCGGTATGCCGTTGTTGGAGGGGGCGTCGCCCATGCGCGGCTGCGGGATCTTGGCGAGCGTGGCACCGGCCGGGTCGCAGATGGTCAGTACCTCCCACGCGAACCCCGCCCTCACGCAGTCGTCGAGGAC is a genomic window of Streptomyces sp. NBC_01237 containing:
- a CDS encoding enoyl-CoA hydratase family protein; its protein translation is MSPFPSSAPRTEDWRHLRLTRHDGVATVTLARPEKLNALTFGAYADLRDLLAELSTERSVRALVLAGEGRGFCSGGDVDEIIGATLAMDTAQLLDFNRMTGQVVRALRECPFPVVAAVHGVAAGAGAVLALAADFRIADPSARFAFLFTRVGLSGGDMGAAYLLPRVVGLGHATRLLMLGEAVRAPEAERIGLISELAEEGQADARAAALARRLADGPALALAQTKALLTAELDMPLAAAVEMDAATQALLMHGEDYAEFHAAFTEKRPPKWQGR
- a CDS encoding acyl-CoA dehydrogenase family protein → MTAFSLDPEQTAWCEELRTLADQQLRPLAEKGDPGQVNRPLLAALGELGLLGRMLGSGALDLCLLRESLARGCTEAETALALQGLGTAPIVQAGTPAHRERWLPEVRAGRAVAAFALSEPGAGSDAAALSLAAEHSADGWRLTGEKCWISNAPEADFYTVFARTTKDAGARGVTAFLVPADRPGLTGTALDMLSPHPIGALDFDGVPVTADDVLGEPDRGFRVAMNTLNLFRPSVGAFAVGMARAALDATLAHTAVRTAFGGPLRDLQSVSHQVAEMATRTEAARLLVYAAAAAHDAGEPGVPRRAAMAKLYATETAQYVVDAAVQLHGARALRRGHLLEHLYREVRAPRIYEGASEVQRTIIAKELYARPTTEPPA
- a CDS encoding RidA family protein; protein product: MSPVQRINPAELAPPTGFSHAVTATGGQLVFLAGQTALDPDGKITGSTLPEQFATALTNLLTALRAAGGAPADLVRVTVYATDVADYRAHASELGRVWRRLAGRDYPAMAVIGTVRLWDEQALVELDGIAVLP
- a CDS encoding ATP-binding protein, which encodes MPPDVPVPASWRITLPHSTAAVPIARALIRTALSDIDAPADSDTAELLTAELVANAVEHTRGHDPIELVVELLPSGCQVEVHDRDPAPPGDLSRPRPGSEPDPWQEHGRGLLLIRTLSSACGHRTTEHGKAVWFTLPGLPAQPGPSPLS
- a CDS encoding AMP-binding protein, with amino-acid sequence MEPNSSPSTHVSTSHARAASGHTDTFSRDHLPPPDQWPELVFDRTELSYPDRLNCGYELLDATIGHLGPDRPAFRTDDGAVWSYGELRDRVDRIAHVLTADLGVRPGNRVLLRGPTTPWLAACWLAVMKAGAVAVTVLAQARSQELATICSLAGASHALCDARSADDLVRAQVTGVRITLFGGDEPDDLTRLAEARPGPYRPVDTAADDVALIAFTSGTTGRPKGCMHFHRDVLAVADTFSRHVLRPVADDVFAGSPPLGFTFGLGGLVIFPLRVGASSLLLEQSGPGQLLPALARHRVSVLFTAPTAYRTMLDRLDGHDLSALRRCVSAGENLPAGTWQSWYERTGLRIINGIGATELLHIFISAADEAIRPGTTGVPVPGWQARVVDADGEELPDGEPGLLAVRGPVGCRYLADPRQTQYVRDGWNMTGDTYVREPDGYFRYVARADDMIISSGYNIAGPEVEEALLRHPEVTEAAVVGRDDALRGQIVVAHVVLREGSTLSADSLRAYMKGTLAPHKCPRVFSFTAALPRTATGKLQRFRLRDGSAPPGSRALE
- a CDS encoding FAD-dependent monooxygenase, which codes for MASPLRVLIHGGGIGGLTLAVALARRGHTVEVVELRDELDALGVGIIQPSNALHVMREIGVLDDCVRAGFAWEVLTICDPAGATLAKIPQPRMGDAPSNNGIPRPALAKVLGDAAAAAGVPIRFGTTIGELADDGSGVDVTLSDGSAARWDLVVGFDGIGSPLRTRLYGDRFRPEYTGFANWRVTVPRHPEVQGVVMSTGNQAAKALLTPITDELMYLGAVFAEAEDFRPDPERAHEELAERLAGFTGPVAEALRDVTDPRAVVYSRISQVTVEEPWHVGRVVLAGDAAHASTPHLAQGAAMAVEDAQVLAESLDAEDGVAAALAAWEARRRPRAMWVQSMSRAILKQETGNATTPEEDELLKVGIPGAAHVLVRPY
- a CDS encoding bifunctional salicylyl-CoA 5-hydroxylase/oxidoreductase produces the protein MPPSPRSGRRSGRGGSAVAAAVRRIAVIGGGPGGLYAAALLKRLDPRRDITVWERNAPDDTFGFGVVLSDETLGGIEHADPAVYRDLSEEFVRWDTIDIVHRGRTHTSGGHGFAALGRRRLLEILHARCASLGVHLRFRTQAPPAAELATRYELVVAADGVHSATREAGADAFGPHLTTHRNRYIWLAADFALDAFRFEIAETEHGVQQLHAYPFSADASTAIVEMREEVWRAAGLDTTDPAESTARCAKTFAEALDGRPLRTNNSSWLTFRTVVNSRWSHGNTVLIGDAAHTAHFSIGSGTKLAVEDALALAASLEEQPDLPTALAAYETERRPVVASTQRAAAASLRWFEELATYVDQPPRRFAFNLLTRSRRVTHDNLRLRDASFTAAVEEEFGCPPGTPPMFTPLRLRGLELRNRVVVSPMDMYSAVDGVPGDFHLVHLGARALGGAGLTMTEMVCVSPEGRITPGCAGLYTDEQATAWTRITDFVHACAPGAAIGVQLGHSGRKGSTKLMWEGIDQPLDEGNWPVSAASPIPYAPGVNQTPRALDRAGLDAVREQFTAAARRAARCGFDLLELHCAHGYLLSGFLSPLTNHRTDAYGGPTENRLRFPLEVFDAVRAVWPDDRPMTVRISATDWAEGGTSTEDALTVARAFAAHGADAIDVSTGQVVSGERPEYGRSYQTPYADRIRNTVDVPVIAVGAISSWDDVNSLLLAGRADLCALARPHLYDPHWTLHAAADQGYSGTGAPWPLPYRAGSRPPPTGRTDAPKPRLTLD
- a CDS encoding GNAT family N-acetyltransferase, coding for MTWTFTDDVDAFLDAAGASLSAHPAENNLVLTVTATLRRRGPHAYGEGDPVLGWWRGPDGEVAGTLVRTPPYPPMLGRVAPEAVGPLADALGPTSINADRASAEALAAGWPGHRVDMEQRLYRLGELIPPSPAPPGRARAAAPADRDLLVAWHLAFAEQVGQPGTHAERLVDERTADGGLTLWEDGGVPVSMAGVSPMIAGAVRVAAVYTPAEHRGRGYAAAVTAEVSRAARAAGAAEVLLFTDLANPTSNGVYRRIGYEPVSDRLLISAEERR
- a CDS encoding PaaX family transcriptional regulator; the protein is MAELHTPRSLIVTLYGAYGRSPGNAPLPVAELIRLLDAVGVDAPSVRSSVSRLKRRELLVPARTAGGAAGYALSADARQLLDDGDRRIYRHPAPRLADGWVLVVFSVPEAERHKRHLLRSRLSRLGFGTVAPGVWIAPAALYEETRHTLERLELAPYVELFRGEHLGFAVTRESVARWWDLDAVARLHMDFLQRHEPVLRAWEERSREDAAPGPREAYRDYLPALDSWRRLPYADPGLPDELLPKDWPGGRSAEVFGLLHERLRDAGERFVRQ